Proteins encoded together in one Benincasa hispida cultivar B227 chromosome 1, ASM972705v1, whole genome shotgun sequence window:
- the LOC120069803 gene encoding cytochrome P450 90B1: MFHTQLILCFLPSLLALFLFLILLRRKRNAVHLDLPPGSMGWPFLGETIGYLRPYSATTIGAFMENHIKRYGKVYKSNLFGETTVVSADAGLNRYILQNEGRLFECSYPRSIGGILGKWSMLVTVGDMHRDMRMISLNFLSQSRLKNYLLKEVENQTLLVLRSWKDSSTFLAQDEAKKFTFNLMAKHIMSLDPWKLETEMLKKEYVTFMKGVISPPLNLPGTPYRRALKSRSTILKFIERKMEERKLKMESDGGDYEDDDLLGWALKHSNLSTEQILDLILSLLFAGHETSSVAIALAIFFLSGSSAAVQQLTEEHLGIARDNKRLGKTELDWEDYKKMEFTQNVINETLRLGNVVRFLHRKALKDVRYRGYFIPRGWKVLPVISAAHLDPLVFDQPHHFNPWRWQQMNGSSLGNPSTTITNNFMPFGGGPRLCTGSELAKLEMAIFIHHLVLNYQWELVGSDQAFAYPFVDFPKGLPIRVRHHTLV, from the exons ATGTTTCACACACAGCTTATACTCTGTTTTCTCCCTTCTCTTTTAgctctcttcctcttcctcatTCTTCTCCGACGGAAGAGAAATGCCGTCCATCTTGATCTTCCCCCCGGAAGCATGGGCTGGCCGTTTCTCGGCGAGACCATCGGCTATCTCCGCCCCTATTCCGCCACCACCATCGGAGCTTTCATGGAGAATCACATCAAGAG ATATGGTAAAGTCTACAAGTCGAACCTGTTCGGAGAGACGACGGTGGTGTCGGCCGATGCCGGACTAAATCGGTACATCCTGCAAAACGAAGGGCGGCTGTTTGAATGCAGCTACCCACGGAGTATCGGTGGAATCCTTGGGAAATGGTCGATGCTGGTTACCGTCGGCGACATGCACCGGGATATGAGAATGATATCTCTGAACTTTCTGAGTCAGAGTAGGCTTAAGAATTATCTGTTGAAGGAGGTCGAGAACCAGACGCTTCTCGTCCTCCGTTCTTGGAAAGATTCTTCCACGTTTTTGGCGCAGGACGAAGCCAAAAAG TTCACTTTCAATTTAATGGCCAAACACATCATGAGTTTGGATCCATGGAAGTTGGAGACGGAGATGTTGAAGAAAGAGTATGTGACTTTCATGAAAGGAGTGATTTCTCCGCCGCTTAATCTTCCCGGAACGCCGTACAGACGAGCTTTGAAG TCTCGGTCGACGATCTTGAAGTTCATCGAACGGAaaatggaggaacggaagttAAAAATGGAATCCGATGGCGGCGATTACGAGGATGATGATCTACTCGGTTGGGCATTGAAGCATTCAAATCTCTCAACGGAGCAAATCCTCGACCTGATTCTTAGCTTGCTGTTTGCCGGCCACGAGACGTCTTCAGTCGCCATAGCTTTAgccatcttcttcctctccgGCAGTTCAGCTGCCGTTCAACAGTTGACG GAAGAACACCTGGGAATCGCTAGAGACAATAAGCGATTGGGAAAGACGGAATTGGATTGGGAAGATTAcaagaaaatggaatttacgCAAAAT GTGATTAACGAGACGCTTCGGCTTGGAAACGTGGTGAGATTTCTTCATAGAAAGGCACTGAAGGATGTACGGTACAGAG GTTATTTCATTCCACGTGGATGGAAAGTGCTTCCTGTGATTTCCGCAGCGCATTTGGATCCTCTAGTTTTTGACCAACCTCATCACTTTAATCCATGGAGATGGcag CAAATGAATGGATCTTCATTAGGTAACCCGAGCACGACGATAACCAATAATTTCATGCCATTTGGCGGAGGACCGCGATTATGCACTGGGTCAGAACTAGCAAAGCTTGAAATGGCCATTTTTATCCATCATTTGGTATTGAACTACCAATGGGAATTGGTAGGTTCAGATCAAGCTTTTGCTTACCCTTTTGTTGACTTCCCTAAAGGTCTGCCAATCAGAGTCCGCCATCACACTCTCGTGTAA